A window from Vulcanimicrobium alpinum encodes these proteins:
- a CDS encoding FecCD family ABC transporter permease translates to MALNLRRALALAALCALVAGAIALGIAAGAVAFDPRAIFAALAHPRAADQVSTVLWALRLPRVLIAALVGAALALSGSLLQGMLRNPLVDPYLTGGSAGAAFSIAVAIAIGMPPPLYGVLAFGVALGTTLGVASLARSGRGLSPERLILAGIAVSSLFAGMTTLVILLAPNASVSLSILAWLGGSLVGHGWSDLGWAALYAAVGAILAASVVPALNAIRVGDVRARSLGVDLERTRWIVLIAASLLTAAAVSVSGVIGFVGLIVPHVVRAFCGADTRWSIPASVPAGAGIVVVADTIARTAAPPLELPIGVLLSLLGVPAFLYIALRRSRIA, encoded by the coding sequence ATGGCGCTGAATCTGCGCCGCGCGCTCGCGCTCGCCGCGCTGTGTGCGCTGGTCGCGGGAGCGATCGCGCTCGGCATCGCGGCCGGAGCGGTCGCGTTCGATCCCCGCGCGATCTTCGCGGCGCTCGCGCATCCGCGCGCCGCGGACCAGGTGAGCACGGTGCTGTGGGCGCTGCGCCTGCCGCGCGTGCTGATCGCCGCGCTCGTCGGCGCCGCGCTCGCGCTGAGCGGTTCGCTGCTCCAGGGGATGCTGCGCAATCCGCTGGTCGATCCGTATCTGACCGGCGGCAGCGCGGGCGCCGCATTTTCGATCGCGGTCGCGATCGCGATCGGTATGCCGCCGCCGCTCTACGGCGTGCTCGCCTTCGGCGTCGCGCTGGGGACGACGCTCGGCGTCGCGTCGCTCGCGCGCAGCGGTCGCGGTCTCTCACCGGAACGTCTGATCCTGGCCGGGATCGCCGTGTCGTCGCTGTTCGCCGGGATGACGACGCTGGTGATCCTGCTGGCGCCGAACGCGAGCGTCTCGCTGAGCATCCTCGCGTGGCTCGGCGGATCGCTGGTCGGCCACGGCTGGAGCGATCTCGGCTGGGCGGCGCTGTACGCCGCGGTCGGCGCGATCCTCGCGGCATCGGTCGTCCCGGCGCTCAACGCGATCCGCGTCGGCGACGTGCGCGCCCGTTCGCTCGGCGTCGATTTGGAACGCACGCGTTGGATCGTGCTGATCGCCGCATCGCTGCTCACTGCGGCCGCGGTCAGCGTGAGCGGCGTCATCGGCTTCGTCGGCCTGATCGTGCCGCACGTGGTGCGCGCGTTCTGCGGAGCGGACACGCGCTGGAGCATCCCGGCGAGCGTCCCGGCCGGAGCGGGGATCGTCGTCGTCGCCGACACGATCGCGCGCACCGCGGCGCCGCCGCT
- a CDS encoding helical backbone metal receptor — MAPVLAFALLAAAATRIVSLAPSLTEDLFAIGAGPRVVGVDAFSDRPARARSLPRVGTLNTVNAEAIVALRPDLVVGITYEAAQLNDVARAGVRTLTLRVDDLAGDFAAIAQLGRETGRASQAQALIASMRARLARNAHRAALRRPLRAFVAIGRDPIVTAGAGSYVDDLLRAANLANVAGAARTPWPEFSAERLLAAQPDLIIVPESATQFTGEPWARLRAVRAGHIVRVPDDDLLRPGPRVPDAVEALVTQAARWR; from the coding sequence GTGGCTCCAGTCCTCGCTTTCGCGCTTCTTGCCGCCGCGGCGACGCGCATCGTCTCGCTCGCGCCGTCGCTCACCGAGGATCTCTTCGCGATCGGTGCGGGGCCGCGGGTCGTCGGCGTCGACGCGTTCTCCGACCGGCCTGCACGTGCGCGATCGCTCCCGCGCGTCGGGACGCTCAACACCGTCAACGCCGAGGCGATCGTCGCCCTGCGGCCCGACCTCGTCGTCGGCATCACCTACGAGGCCGCGCAGCTGAACGACGTCGCGCGCGCGGGCGTGCGGACGCTGACGCTGCGTGTGGACGACCTCGCCGGCGATTTCGCCGCGATCGCGCAGCTCGGCCGTGAAACGGGCCGCGCTTCCCAGGCGCAGGCGCTGATCGCGTCGATGCGCGCGCGCCTCGCGCGGAACGCGCACCGCGCCGCGCTGCGCCGTCCCCTGCGCGCGTTCGTCGCGATCGGACGCGATCCGATCGTCACCGCCGGCGCCGGCTCGTACGTCGACGATCTCTTGCGCGCCGCCAACCTCGCCAACGTTGCGGGCGCGGCCCGCACGCCGTGGCCGGAGTTCTCCGCCGAACGGCTCCTCGCCGCGCAGCCCGATCTCATCATTGTCCCGGAATCGGCGACGCAGTTCACCGGCGAGCCGTGGGCGCGGCTGCGCGCCGTGCGCGCCGGGCACATCGTGCGCGTCCCCGACGACGATCTGCTGCGTCCCGGACCGCGCGTCCCCGACGCCGTCGAAGCGCTCGTGACGCAGGCGGCGCGATGGCGCTGA